The following are from one region of the Periophthalmus magnuspinnatus isolate fPerMag1 chromosome 5, fPerMag1.2.pri, whole genome shotgun sequence genome:
- the hmces gene encoding abasic site processing protein HMCES, producing the protein MCGRTACTLAPDEVSRACTYRNRGGQRRQPRWKDGDADKYRPSYNKSPQSNSPVLLSQRHFDQSAPVDECVLASMQWGLVPNWFKENDPKKMQYSTNNCRSETILEKKTYKDPLLKGQRCVILADGFYEWRRQGKDKQPFFIYFPQSTGVGAKQETEDESQSSASNDQERSKETMSNKFKDTETEAEWTGWRLLTMAGLFDCWTSPGGGERLYTYTVITVNASSNLEGIHDRMPAILDGEEEVRKWLDFGEIKSLDALKLLQSKNILTYHPVSSLVNNSRNNTAECLQPVCLDRKKEPVPTASSKMMMSWLKGGSPQKRKDIVETGKEQIKDKSETEAKRAGLIDQWLHGTSKKPKVQ; encoded by the exons ATGTGCGGAAGAACTGCCTGTACACTGGCCCCTGATGAGGTAAGCCGAGCCTGCACGtacaggaacagaggaggacagaggaggcagCCTCGCTGGAAGGATGGAGATGCTGACAAATACCGGCCGTCCTACAACAAGAGTCCCCAGTCCAACAGTCCTGTGCTCCTGTCCCAAAGGCATTTCGATCAG AGTGCTCCAGTAGACGAGTGCGTGTTGGCCTCAATGCAATGGGGCCTCGTACCAAATTGGTTCAAAGAAAATGACCCAAAGAAAATGCAGTACAGCACCAACAACTGCCGCAGTGAAACTATAttagagaaaaaaacatataag GATCCTCTGTTAAAGGGACAGCGCTGTGTTATACTTGCTGACGGATTTTATGAGTGGAGGCGACAAGGAAAAGACAAGCAGCCTTTTTTCATCTACTTCCCTCAGAGTACAGGGGTTGGAGCAAAGCAAGAAACTGAGGATGAAAGTCAGTCTTCAGCCTCAAATGACCAGGAAAGGTCAAAGGAGACAATGTCAAATAAATTTAag GACACTGAAACAGAAGCTGAGTGGACAGGCTGGCGGTTATTGACTATGGCTGGTCTTTTTGACTGCTGGACATCCCCAGGAGGTGGTGAACGTCTTTACACTTACACTGTGATCACAGTGAATGCTTCATCCAATCTAGAAGGCATTCATGACAG AATGCCAGCTATCCTTGATGGAGAGGAAGAAGTGAGAAAATGGCTTGATTTTGGAGAGATAAAATCCTTGGATGCACTTAAACTGCTACAATCTAAAAATATTTTGACTTATCACCCTGTGTCCTCACTAGTCAATAACTCTCGCAATAACACAGCAGAGTGCCTTCAGCCCGTGTGTCTTGACaggaaaaag GAGCCTGTGCCGACAGCCAGCAGCAAGATGATGATGAGTTGGCTGAAGGGTGGATCtccacaaaaaagaaaagacataGTTGAAACTGGAAAGGAACAAATCAAAGACAAATCAGAGACAGAGGCCAAGAGAGCAGGACTAATTGATCAATGGCTTCATGGGACAAGCAAGAAACCAAAAGTACAGTAA
- the LOC117370812 gene encoding LOW QUALITY PROTEIN: tubulin monoglycylase TTLL3-like (The sequence of the model RefSeq protein was modified relative to this genomic sequence to represent the inferred CDS: substituted 1 base at 1 genomic stop codon): MCDPSVIVMNQSSPEDKKQSQTSRIKISRRSVLPYIDPTRLRLAKIIVDRAVKAHKVFSVQGSYPIIRKELKARGWVERYMPGPKVHRHKRETTTAPTNVDDSDSDDSVEYEREQDSLCSLMSRMLRNEIIYFYWTNRKKATDPKDLLKDQITNHFKNTWYFTTKVGLCMNLRNLPWFVSANPDTFFPRCYRLGVEDEKHAFIEGRRTACFNLLMYILQKEEANHNDQTLQDNRKQSKQSQTQLLPEMIDFALKVCEDFLSSLEHSDIDGWETTLKPTNEQWTEFLQNYYLIVHNGLEIRTYDLDMNSCSSMLQKLRAACPQIDIDGTENMWIIKPGAMSRGRGILCAKRLEHILRVVHCDPTIIRDNKWVAQKYIEKPFLGLGTKFDVRQWFLVTDWNPLTVWFYTRCYLRFSTQPFSLHSMDSSIHLCNNSIQRHFKPSEHRHPDIPKHNMWFDDEFRAFLMCQDREYQWETVVVPEMKNAVIYALLTAQDDMEPCKNTFELYGADFILDHDLHPWLIEINTSPSMASSTPVTAHLCRAVQEDTIRVVLDQRADPTADTGDFEMIYCQAAIKIPXYLGVNLLVEGTKIKGPCLLPPYFTRKDKELSATDKVEK, translated from the exons ATGTG TGACCCATCAGTCATAGTCATGAACCAATCAAGTCCTGAAgataaaaagcaaa GTCAAACTTCAAGAATAAAGATCTCCCGTAGATCTGTGCTGCCTTATATTGATCCAACAAGACTGAGACTAGCCAAAATAATAGTGGATCGTGCTGTTAAG GCGCACAAGGTTTTCTCAGTCCAGGGCTCCTATCCCATCATCAGAAAAGAACTGAAGGCCAGAGGATGGGTTGAGCGGTACATGCCTGGACCCAAAGTCCATAGACACAAGCGAGAAACTACAACAGCCCCCACCAATGTTGACGATAGTGATAGTGATG ATAGTGTTGAGTATGAAAGAGAACAGGACTCACTCTGCAGTCTTATg TCTCGTATGCTGCGAaatgaaattatttatttttattggacAAATCGAAAAAAAGCCACTGACCCTAAAGACTTGCTGAAAGATCAAATTACCAATCATTTCAAGAACACATGGTATTTCACAACAAAG GTGGGCTTGTGCATGAACTTGAGGAACTTGCCTTGGTTTGTCTCAGCAAACCCCGACACTTTCTTCCCTCGCTGTTACAGACTAGGAGTAGAGGATGAGAAGCACGCTTTCATTG AGGGCAGACGAACCGCCTGCTTCAATCTTTTGATGTACATTTTGCAGAAAGAGGAAGCCAATCACAATGACCAAACATTGCAAG ACAACAGAAAACAATCTAAACAATCGCAAACTCAGTTGCTTCCTGAGATGATTGACTTTGCCCTGAAAGTATGCGAAGACTTTCTGAGCAGCCTGGAACACAGTGATATAGACGGTTGGGAGACAACATTGAAGCCTACTAATGAGCAATGGACAGAGTTCCTTCAGAATTATTATCTTATTGTTCA TAATGGACTAGAGATCAGGACCTATGATCTGGATATGAATAGCTGTTCAAGTATGCTGCAGAAGCTCAGAGCTGCTTGTCCACAGATAGACATCGATGGCACAGAAAATATGTGGATTATCAAACCTGGGGCCATGTCCAGAGGTAGAG GTATTTTATGTGCCAAACGTTTGGAACATATCCTTAGGGTAGTCCACTGTGACCCAACAATCATCAGGGACAACAAGTGGGTAGCACAGAAATATATCGAGAAGCCCTTTTTGGGGCTTGGAACTAAATTTGATGTGCGACAGTGGTTCTTGGTCACAGACTGGAACCCTCTCACTGTGTGGTTCTACACAAGATGCTACTTGCGGTTTTCCACACAGCCTTTTTCGCTTCATTCAATGGACAG CTCAATCCACCTCTGCAATAACTCTATCCAGAGACATTTTAAACCCTCTGAGCATCGTCATCCAGATATCCCCAAACACAACATGTGGTTTGATGATGAGTTCAGGGCCTTCCTCATGTGCCAGGACAGAGAATACCAGTGGGAAACTGTGGTAGTTCCAGAGATGAAGAATGCTGTTATTTATGCATTACTGACAGCACAGGATGACATGGAGCcatgcaaaaacacatttgagctTTATGGGGCTGACTTTATTCTTG atCATGATCTGCATCCATGGTTAATAGAAATCAACACCAGTCCCTCCATGGCATCATCCACTCCAGTTACTGCTCATCTTTGTAGGGCAGTGCAGGAAGACACAATACGGGTAGTGTTGGACCAAAGAGCAGATCCCACTGCAGATACAGGAGACTTTGAGATGATTTACTGCCAG gcAGCTATAAAAATTCCTTAATATCTGGGAGTCAACCTACTTGTAGAGGGTACCAAGATCAAAGGTCCATGCCTTCTTCCGCCTTATTTCACCAGAAAAGACAAAGAACTTAGTGCTACAGATAAAGTGGAAAAATAA